One region of Pieris rapae chromosome Z, ilPieRapa1.1, whole genome shotgun sequence genomic DNA includes:
- the LOC111003373 gene encoding erlin-1, with translation MADQAAVLALVILFGGISIHFSLHKVEEGHLAVYYRGGALLPITSEPGFHMMIPLLTTFKSIQTTLQTDEVSNVPCGTSGGVLIYFERIEIVNKLNPSSVLDIVRNYTADYDKTLIFNKIHHELNQFCSSHTLHEVYIDLFDQIDENLRMALQKDLNEMAPGLTVQAVRVTKPKIPDVIRHNYELVESEKSKLLIAVQHQKVVEKEAETARRKAVIEAEKGAQVSKIQYEQKILEKESRRTMELIENSIHKDKEQIKADAEYYTVKKQAEANQLLLTKEYLELKKLEAIALNTKVYFGADIPSMFMQSNAVPQAAVPQAAMP, from the exons ATGGCTGATCAGGCAGCTGTATTAGCTCTGGTTATATTATTTGGAGGTATCAGCATACATTTTTCCTTGCATAAGGTAGAAGAAGGACACTTAGCAGTATATTATCGT GGTGGAGCGCTTCTTCCAATAACCAGCGAACCTGGATTCCACATGATGATTCCTCTTCTTACAACATTTAAATCAATTCAG ACTACATTGCAAACAGATGAAGTATCAAATGTTCCTTGTGGTACTAGTGGAGGAGTTCTAATCTATTTTGAAAGGATTGAAATAGTCAATAAGCTTAATCCTTCTAGTG TTTTAGATATTGTTCGCAACTATACTGCAGATTATGATAAgacacttatttttaataaaattcatcaTGAGTTAAATCAGTTCTGCAGCTCGCATACATTGCATGAAGTGTATATTGATCTGTTTGATCAGATAGATGAAAATTTAAGAATG GCTCTACAAAAAGACTTGAATGAAATGGCTCCTGGATTAACAGTACAGGCTGTAAGAGTTACAAAGCCAAAGATACCAGATGTTATACGCCATAATTATGAGCTTGTAGAGTCAGAGAAATCCAAACTTCTTATTGCAGTGCAACACCAAAAG GTTGTCGAGAAAGAAGCCGAAACTGCCCGTCGTAAAGCAGTCATTGAAGCGGAGAAAGGTGCTCAGGTGTCTAAAATTCAGTATGAACAGAAGATTCTGGAAAAGGAATCACGCCGAACAATGGAGCTAATAGAAAATAGCATTCATAAAGATAAGGAACAAATCAAGGCCGATGCGGAATACTATACTGTAAAAAAGCAAGCCGAAGCAAATCAGCTCCTGTTGACAAAGGAATACTTGGAACTGAAGAAATTGGAAGCAATAGCTTTAAATACTAAAGTATACTTTGGTGCGGATATACCTAGTATGTTCATGCAATCTAATGCTGTGCCTCAAGCCGCTGTGCCTCAAGCCGCTATGCCATAG